A section of the Glandiceps talaboti chromosome 8, keGlaTala1.1, whole genome shotgun sequence genome encodes:
- the LOC144438467 gene encoding uncharacterized protein LOC144438467, which produces MPKGGHHCCVVGCNSNSSYSIPKRRFFRIPAAKTKAELRHKWIRLIKRAPPFAVTGNTRVCDLHFVDKEPTLLNPLPVINMGYTIDIKKPRREVIRKDVPVTAKKRKVVKQPLVENVTGEGTSIQDPTDVNNSTGIHMHSDVIQDVSVVPAPVSHVSPTDHSEVNPEYTPIKETLSVTVGQIDHTGELSLENERHQTEENQQKEAIQVHDHTYIAGDISIQEESANQDLSCDDTNSPLHSSNAQFDSNNVMPPGIPKSNGTLPAIIKKMARDISMLKNQVRNLQLANKTRPKFSINDISHSDKKVHFYTGLPSYKAFHVIFEKLVKKSASKLAMNTRFWKTKSPWYKRGRKTGGQRKLTLENEFLLVLMKIRLGSLDEDLADRFGVSPASVSLLVNRWLPVLSRCLKKLIVWPSRDLIRTHLPAQFKKKLYANTRVIIDCAEIFIERPSNILARQQTYSNYKHHNTAKFLVGITPTGGICTLSKAWGGRASDKHIVENSKPEFLDKLDVGDQVMADRGFDISNILARKSCTLVIPPFTRGKTQLSQREVEQGRQIATLRIHVERAIERIKRFRILQGVFPIKRLCLLNDILTVSAALTNLQPPLVVDPPKPVGVEELSGLAVVDN; this is translated from the exons ATGCCAAAAGGAGGTCACCACTGCTGTGTTGTTGGTTGCAATAGTAATAGTTCGTACTCCATCCCAAAGCGTAGATTTTTTCGTATTCCTGCAGCAAAGACAAAGGCTGAGTTACGACATAAATGGATCCGTCTTATTAAGCGAGCCCCACCCTTTGCAGTAACTGGTAACACAAGAGTTTGTGACCTGCATTTTGTTGATAAAGAGCCGACACTTTTGAACCCACTACCAGTAATTAATATGGGTTACACAATTGACATTAAAAAACCCCGTCGGGAAGTTATCAGGAAAGATGTCCCAGTCACAGCCAAGAAAAGGAAAGTTGTAAAACAGCCACTTGTGGAGAATGTCACTGGTGAAGGTACTAGTATTCAAGATCCTACAGATGTAAACAACAGTACTGGCATACACATGCATTCAGATGTCATTCAAGATGTGTCAGTTGTCCCAGCGCCTGTGAGTCATGTGTCACCAACAGACCACTCAGAAGTAAACCCAGAATATACTCCAATCAAGGAAACACTCTCGGTCACTGTTGGTCAGATAGATCACACAGGAGAGCTCAGTCTGGAAAATGAGAGACACCAGACTGAAGAGAATCAACAAAAGGAAGCCATACAAGTTCATGATCACACATACATTGCAGGTGACATTTCCATACAGGAAGAGTCAGCTAATCAAGACTTGTCCTGTGATGACACTAATTCACCTTTGCACTCAAGTAATGCTCAGTTTGACAGTAACAATGTTATGCCACCTGGCATTCCAAAATCAAATGGTACTTTGCCAGCAATAATAAAGAAGATGGCACGTGATATCAGCAtgttgaaaaaccaagttcgtAATCTTCAGCTAGCAAACAAAACAAGGCCAAAATTTTCCATCAATGATATTTCGCACAGTGACAAAAAAGTGCATTTCTACACTGGACTGCCATCATATAAAGCTTTCCATGTTATCTTTGAGAAACTGGTGAAGAAAAGCGCGAGCAAATTAGCAATGAATACAAGATTCTGGAAGACAAAAAGCCCATGGTACAAGAGAGGGAGAAAAACTGGTGGTCAACGTAAGTTGACTCTAGAAAATGAGTTTCTTCTTGTACTGATGAAGATAAGGCTTGGATCATTGGATGAAGATCTGGCAGACAGATTTGGTGTAAGCCCGGCTTCAGTCAGTTTATTGGTAAACAGGTGGTTACCTGTACTGTCAAGATGTTTGAAGAAGCTCATTGTATGGCCTTCAAGGGATTTG ATTAGGACACATTTACCTGCTCAATTTAAGAAGAAGTTATATGCCAACACCAGGGTGATAATAGATTGCGCAGAGATCTTCATAGAGAGACCAAGCAATATTTTGGCCAGACAACAAACATACTCAAACTACAAGCACCATAATACTGCGAAGTTCTTGGTAGGAATAACTCCAACTGGTGGTATCTGTACATTATCTAAAGCCTGGGGTGGAAGAGCGTCCGATAAGCATATTGTCGAGAATTCAA AGCCAGAGTTTCTTGACAAACTGGATGTAGGTGATCAAGTCATGGCTGACAGAGGATTCGACATTAGCAATATTCTTGCCAGGAAGTCATGCACTCTAGTTATTCCACCATTCACCAGAGGCAAAACACAACTGAGTCAAAGGGAAGTAGAACAAGGTCGTCAGATTGCAACCCTACGAATCCATGTTGAACGTGCCATTGAACGTATCAAAAGATTCCGTATTCTTCAAGGAGTGTTTCCCATAAAAAGACTCTGCCTGCTCAATGACATACTAACTGTTTCTGCAGCTCTTACCAATCTACAACCTCCTCTAGTAGTTGATCCTCCAAAGCCTGTAGGTGTAGAAGAATTGTCAGGTTTAGCTGTAGTGGACAATTGA
- the LOC144438466 gene encoding uncharacterized protein LOC144438466, producing the protein MDSSDIITVDHFREYTVKDLKRYLGQRRIRADGRQGELAVLAFWAWKLKVPVNPSQQETEEQSKKRLQEILSGEKGETLPDPDGIAEREWITDVKETPPLTYADIYHYLINTPGFYTQDSLKSYRALDAYQFVTSGFVHLLHVYKIPDSPCVFIKTTVRRSQANTDPYAVWVCVNNEDLTIKGARCQCMAGLGEVCTHVAALLFKIVSATDAGLNKPATCTEVPCIWSDHYNDKTKPAEIDDIDFHHAKYGKKRKVKSRPVIPVCSSDPDDDLWDIVCGTSANCVFLQMIEPSTSKRSGGDDTIVFQEPAEDIEVVTSQIMSTSKPPTASLPKPIIEIATEQIQENPTISEDELYQKIKLSVNTEQANLLDAATKEQSNENQWHKHRQYRVTATKAHAVHRFMERKGQQPSKTTMSSIKGKSTISIANPPLAIRWGREKEDVAVKRYVEVMSQYHQNLKVEKSGLTISPGEAHKGASTDRKVHCDCCRRKVLECKCPYSARDKKPQEAIGKEISYIREDSEGVYSLDPSHQYYTQVQTQMALTETSLCDFIVYTDHGLLIIPVQFDQSFWDKVTRNIDLFYLKYIVPEIMQDVKAQLSTDRPTTNQPITMPLHSSTSSSRHRQQSQQHTSDQPSTSTPLININTTSQRINSKRRKGLYPCGTCNRPVTTNAVACDRCDIWSHFKCVGLTGEENVLCKDWFCSSCTK; encoded by the exons ATGGATAGTTCAGACATAATTACGGTTGACCATTTCAGGGAATATACAGTAAAGGATTTGAAGAGATATTTGGGGCAGAGGAGAATTAGAGCAGACGGAAGACAGGGAGAACTGGCAGTATTGGCATTTTGGGCTTGGAAGTTAAAAGTACCAGTGAATCCATCACAGCAAGAGACAGAAGAGCAGAGTAAGAAGAGGCTTCAAGAAATTCTAAGTGGAGAGAAGGGGGAGACATTACCGGACCCAGATGGCATTGCAGAAAGAGAGTGGATAACAGATGTGAAGGAGACTCCACCGTTGACATATGCAGACATATATCACTATTTGATAAACACACCAG GATTCTACACCCAGGATAGTTTAAAGTCATACAGGGCATTGGATGCATATCAATTTGTCACCAGTGGGTTCGTTCACCTTCTTCATGTTTATAAAATCCCAGACAGTCCGTGTGTATTTATCAAGACAACAGTTCGTAGATCTCAGGCCAACACTGACCCTTATGCTGTGTGGGTCTGTGTTAATAATGAAGACTTGACCATCAAAGGAGCTCGTTGTCAGTGTATGGCTGG GTTAGGTGAAGTATGCACTCATGTCGCTGCATTACTCTTTAAAATAGTAAGTGCTACAGATGCAGGATTAAACAAACCAGCCACATGTACAGAAGTTCCATGTATTTGGAGTGATCACTACAATGACAAAACAAAGCCAGCTGAAATTGATGATATAGATTTTCATCATGCCAAGTACGGTAAAAAGAGAAAAGTTAAATCAAGACCAGTAATCCCAGTCTGCAGCAGTGACCCAGATGATGACTTGTGGGATATTGTGTGTGGAACGTCTGCCAACTGTGTTTTTCTTCAAATGATTGAACCAAGTACCAGTAAGAGATCAGGTGGCGATGATACTATCGTGTTCCAAGAACCAGCTGAAGATATTGAAGTCGTTACCAGTCAAATTATGTCTACCTCAAAACCACCAACCGCATCACTACCAAAACCAATAATTGAAATTGCAACTGAACAAATTCAAGAAAACCCAACAATATCAGAAGATGAACTGTACCAGAAAATAAAACTAAGCGTCAATACTGAACAGGCAAATTTACTGGATGCAGCTACCAAAGAACAGAGCAATGAAAACCAATGGCATAAACACAGACAGTATAGGGTGACAGCGACAAAGGCCCATGCAGTACACAGATTCATGGAAAGAAAAGGACAGCAACCCAGCAAAACTACTATGTCATCAATCAAGGGAAAATCAACAATTAGCATAGCAAATCCACCATTAGCCATTAGATGGGGCAGAGAGAAAGAAGACGTTGCTGTAAAACGATATGTAGAGGTTATGTCCCAATACCACCAAAATCTTAAAGTTGAGAAGTCCGGTTTGACCATTAGTCCAGGAGAAGCACACAAGGGAGCATCAACAGACAGAAAAGTTCACTGCGACTGCTGTAGGAGGAAAGTTTTAGAGTGTAAATGTCCATACAGTGCAAGAGACAAGAAACCACAAGAGGCCATAGGAAAAGAAATATCATACATTAGGGAAGACAGTGAAGGAGTTTATAGTTTGGATCCAAGTCACCAATATTACACTCAGGTACAAACACAGATGGCTTTGACAGAAACCAGTCTCTGTGATTTCATTGTTTATACGGACCATGGACTTTTGATAATTCCAGTACAATTTGACCAGTCATTCTGGGACAAAGTTACAAGAAATATTGAtctgttttatttgaaatatattgttcCAGAAATAATGCAAGATGTAAAGGCACAGCTCAGCACAGATCGGCCAACTACAAATCAACCAATTACCATGCCACTACATTCTAGTACGTCCTCATCGCGCCATCGCCAGCAAAGCCAACAACATACTTCAGATCAACCGAGTACTAGTACACCATTAATCAATATCAATACAACTTCACAACGTATCAACTCAAAACGCCGTAAGGGTCTCTATCCATGTGGCACCTGTAACCGTCCAGTCACCACAAATGCTGTTGCATGTGATAGATGTGATATATGGTCCCACTTTAAATGTGTGGGACTAACAGGAGAGGAGAATGTACTCTGTAAGGACTGGTTTTGTAGCAGCTGTACAAAATAA